The Maniola hyperantus chromosome 19, iAphHyp1.2, whole genome shotgun sequence genome has a window encoding:
- the LOC117991080 gene encoding segmentation protein Runt-like — protein MHLPHASPPAPTMADVYSHIHEYYRQSHGDLVPTGSPAVLCSVLPGHWRSNKSLPVAFKVVALDDVQDGTLVTIKAGNDENVMAEMRNYTAVMKNQVAKFNDLRFVGRSGRGKSFSLTITISTFPSQVATYTKAIKVTVDGPREPRTKQNYGYGHPGAFNPFLLNPGWLDAAYLNYAWVDYFRPPQLRDQGGIVKGGAAPITTPPVALPGAELFPFPPAMASLPTGGLIPPPGAFLPPNGLLAFPPHPAELALKSLPPELTLKNGISPYDALRHFQSNVSSMDTSSARLSPTSSRQSGSPRSIVNASPRSKADSKSEVNSTHEATISDESDEEPIEVVKSAFHPTRPANVELQEMKQVQAADSTVSDRPRMRNDLKAHSQRTTRVLSTSPKSTKITNGSISTHKSVWRPY, from the exons ATGCACCTTCCGCACGCGAGTCCCCCGGCCCCCACGATGGCGGACGTCTACTCCCACATCCACGAGTACTACCGGCAGAGCCACGGCGACCTGGTGCCGACCGGCTCCCCGGCCGTGCTATGCTCGGTACTGCCCGGCCACTGGCGGTCGAACAAGTCTCTGCCGGTGGCGTTCAAGGTCGTCGCTTTGGATGACGTTCAAGATGGGACCTTGGTGACGATCAAAGCTGGGAACGATGAGAATGTGATGGCTGAAATGAGGAACTATACGGCGGTGATGAAGAACCAGGTCGCGAAGTTTAACGACCTCAGGTTCGTGGGTCGCAGCGGCCGCGGCAAGTCATTCAGCTTGACAATCACTATCAGCACGTTCCCCAGCCAGGTGGCCACTTACACCAAAGCCATCAAAGTAACAGTCGACGGACCAAGAGAACCTAGAACGAAGCAAA ATTACGGCTATGGACACCCAGGAGCTTTTAACCCGTTCCTGCTTAACCCAGGTTGGTTAGACGCAGCATACTTGAATTACGCCTGGGTGGACTACTTTAGGCCTCCGCAATTAAGGGACCAAGGTGGTATTGTTAAAG GTGGAGCTGCACCTATCACGACACCCCCGGTAGCGTTGCCCGGGGCAGAGCTATTCCCGTTTCCTCCGGCGATGGCGAGTTTACCAACGGGAGGATTGATTCCTCCGCCTGGAGCATTTTTACCCCCAAATGGACTTCTGGCGTTCCCACCTCATCCTGCAGAGCTAGCGTTAAAATCATTACCGCCAGAATTGACTTTGAAAAATGGTATCAGTCCGTATGATGCTTTGAGACATTTTCAAAGTAATGTTTCGTCAATGGATACTTCGAGTGCTCGCTTATCTCCTACGAGCAGCAGACAAAGTGGAAGCCCGAGAAGTATAGTGAACGCAAGTCCAAGATCAAAAGCGGATTCGAAGTCGGAAGTCAACTCGACACACGAGGCGACAATATCCGATGAATCCGACGAAGAACCAATCGAGGTAGTCAAATCGGCTTTCCATCCGACGCGACCTGCGAACGTTGAACTACAAGAGATGAAGCAAGTTCAAGCAGCAGACTCCACCGTATCGGACAGGCCACGGATGCGCAATGACCTAAAGGCGCATTCACAACGAACTACTCGTGTTCTTTCCACTAGTCCCAAATCGACCAAAATTACAAATGGAAGCATATCGACGCATAAATCCGTGTGGAGACCATATTGA